A region of Lycium barbarum isolate Lr01 chromosome 1, ASM1917538v2, whole genome shotgun sequence DNA encodes the following proteins:
- the LOC132630051 gene encoding signaling peptide TAXIMIN 1-like — MCCGDSCRPLAFLLGLPFALLSLMVSLVGIIIWIVGLTLSCICPCCLCVTVMIELALELIKAPIHVMQWFTDQIPC, encoded by the exons ATGTGTTGTGGAGATAGTTGTAGGCCATTGGCCTTTCTTTTAGGCCTACCTTTTGCTTTGCTTTCACTTATGGTCTCTCTCGTTGGCATCATCATCTGGATAGTcgg GTTGACGTTGAGTTGCATATGTCCCTGTTGTCTCTGTGTAACTGTGATGATTGAATTAGCTCTGGAGTTAATAAAAGCCCCAATTCACGTTATGCAGTGGTTCACTGATCAAATCCCTTGTTGA
- the LOC132627314 gene encoding embryonic protein DC-8-like, giving the protein MASEQARREHIVDEHQIQIKKTRDPKRGTNVKVQVGTDFHLAGPGAIHITNAATSKSDGSATEPTTGAHDKHDKHSFGHQQHQKHKQQHGFEERPGGVKFEVHGQRQKGTDDTKHKSQMEQSTEAALHNASQGLGFAGSYATEKGAQAKDSMTRGVQSGYDYVADKAGAAKNTALDKGTYATEKGYDYVADKAGSTKNTALQKGEQAYAATTDTLSNAGQNVVQSGQQAKDYTLSRAGQTADYAKNTALEKGQQTYAASKDTLSSAGQTAVQSAKKAKDYAKDTAFQKGHQAYAATTDTLSSAGQTADYAKDTAFQKGHQAYAATTDTLSSAGQNTAQSAKKAKDYTLQKTGEAKDYAKDTAFETGRTADHAKNVALQKGQQAYAATTDALSSAGQTAVQSVKKAKDYTKDTVLDKGHQAYAATTDTLSSAGQTASQSAKKTKDYSLQGAEVAAEKSKNAASYVGQKAVEAKDVTLETGKGALGYAGEVAGTVKEKAAVAGWGAAHYTAEKAKDATKAVVGAASSVAGYTGEKAVAAKDAVAGAGMNAVGYVENKVAGAKDYVVSTEESAADYAARKKAEAERELEAKRSHDFKGESEGGFISEKKQETKWEEDENEEFQEFSQEESGGEESKQQQKQGGVGLLKTIGETIVEIGKTATDLIAGRSHSQSGNHGSESVQHIEKKEDQSQ; this is encoded by the exons ATGGCTTCAGAACAAGCAAGAAGAGAACACATTGTTGATGAACATcaaatccaaatcaagaaaacaaGAGACCCTAAAAGGGGTACTAATGTAAAAGTCCAAGTTGGAACTGATTTTCACCTTGCTGGTCCTGGTGCAATTCATATCACAAATGCTGCTACTAG TAAAAGTGATGGCTCCGCCACTGAGCCTACTACTGGTGCTCATGATAAACATGACAAGCATTCTTTTGGTCATCAACAACATCAGAAGCACAAGCAACAACATGGATTTGAAGAGAGGCCAGGGGGTGTAAAGTTTGAAGTGCATGGCCAGAGACAGAAGGGTACTGATGATACAAAGCACAAAAGCCAAATGGAGCAGTCCACAGAAGCGGCATTGCATAATGCAAGTCAGGGACTTGGTTTCGCAG GTTCTTATGCAACAGAAAAAGGTGCACAAGCCAAAGACAGTATGACACGTGGCGTTCAaagtggatatgactatgttgctGACAAGGCTGGAGCTGCTAAAAACACAGCCCTTGATAAAG GTACTTATGCAACAGAAAAAGGT tatgactatgttgctGATAAGGCTGGATCTACTAAAAACACAGCCCTCCAGAAGGGCGAGCAAGCTTATGCTGCTACTACAGACACCCTCTCAAATGCAGGACAAAATGTTGTTCAATCAGGACAACAAGCTAAAGATTATACTCTTTCAAGAGCAGGTCAAACTGCAGATTATGCTAAAAACACAGCACTTGAGAAAGGTCAGCAAACTTATGCTGCATCTAAAGATACCCTTTCTAGTGCTGGACAAACTGCAGTTCAATCAGCCAAAAAGGCTAAAGATTATGCTAAAGATACAGCTTTTCAGAAGGGTCATCAAGCTTATGCTGCTACGACAGACACCCTTTCAAGTGCAGGACAAACTGCAGATTATGCTAAAGATACAGCTTTTCAGAAGGGTCATCAAGCTTATGCTGCTACGACAGACACCCTTTCAAGTGCTGGACAAAATACAGCTCAATCAGCAAAGAAGGCTAAAGATTATACCCTTCAAAAGACAGGAGAGGCTAAAGATTATGCTAAAGACACAGCTTTTGAGACGG GTCGAACTGCAGATCATGCTAAAAACGTAGCTCTTCAGAAGGGTCAACAAGCATATGCTGCTACTACAGACGCCCTTTCAAGTGCTGGACAAACTGCAGTTCAATCAGTAAAGAAGGCTAAGGATTATACTAAGGACACAGTTCTTGACAAGGGTCATCAAGCTTATGCTGCTACTACAGATACTCTTTCAAGTGCTGGACAAACAGCAAGTCAATCAGCCAAAAAAACTAAAGATTATTCGCTGCAAGGTGCAGAGGTTGCGGCGGAAAAGAGCAAGAATGCAGCAAGCTATGTCGGGCAGAAAGCAGTAGAAGCGAAAGATGTCACATTAGAAACAGGCAAAGGAGCATTAGGATATGCAGGGGAAGTAGCCGGGACTGTGAAGGAAAAAGCAGCCGTGGCTGGCTGGGGAGCCGCACATTATACAGCAGAAAAAGCTAAAGATGCCACCAAAGCTGTGGTTGGTGCTGCTTCTAGTGTTGCAG GGTATACCGGGGAAAAGGCGGTGGCAGCAAAGGATGCAGTTGCTGGGGCTGGAATGAACGCCGTCGGGTATGTAGAGAATAAGGTGGCTGGTGCAAAGGATTATGTAGTTTCAACTGAAGAAAGTGCAGCAGATTATGCAGCTAGGAAGAAAGCTGAAGCTGAAAGGGAACTAGAAGCTAAGAGGTCACACGACTTTAAG GGAGAAAGTGAAGGTGGATTCATTAGTGAGAAAAAGCAAGAAACAAAGTGGGAAGAAGACGAAAACGAAGAATTTCAAGAATTCTCTCAGGAAGAATCAGGAGGAGAGGAAAGCAAGCAACAGCAGAAGCAGGGAGGAGTAGGGCTGTTGAAAACCATTGGAGAAACTATTGTGGAGATAGGCAAGACAGCCACTGATCTTATTGCTGGACGTAGTCATTCTCAAAGTGGTAATCATGGAAGTGAATCAGTGCAGCACATTGAGAAGAAAGAAGATCAGTCCCAATAG
- the LOC132630033 gene encoding protein trichome birefringence-like 39: MGFLLLSLFLLFSVRTDAEQYFLNATNSIDAISNGCNIFSGKWVYDSSYPMYDFSKCPFIDNEFNCQKYNRPDNLYLKYRWQPFSCNLPRFNGLVFLQKYRGKNIMFVGDSLSLNMWESLGCMIQSSVPNAKTAVIRKNGIAEIAFLDYGVRLLMYRTPYLVDMEKENIGTVLKLDSITDGNAWRGMDVLIFNSWHWWTHTGSSQPWDYMQEKGKVFKDMNRLVAFYKGMTTWARWVEKNVDPSKTKVFFQGVSPVHYQGKEWNEPSKSCKGETQPFFGTKYPGGTPEEAIVVNKVMSRIKNKAYLLDITTLSQYRKDAHPGFYSDMHASDCSHWCLPGLPDTWNLLLYTALIG; the protein is encoded by the exons ATGGGATTTTTATTACTCTCTCTGTTCTTGCTGTTTTCAGTAAGAACAGATGCAGAACAATATTTTCTAAATGCCACTAATTCTATAGATGCAATTAGTAATGGTTGCAATATTTTCAGTGGGAAATGGGTTTATGATTCTTCATATCCTATGTATGATTTCTCAAAATGTCCATTCATTGACAATGAATTCAACTGCCAGAAGTACAACAGGCCTGATAATTTGTACCTCAAATATAGATGGCAACCTTTCTCCTGCAACCTCCCAAG GTTCAATGGGTTGGTTTTCTTGCAAAAATACAGGGGGAAGAATATAATGTTTGTAGGTGACTCTTTGAGCTTGAATATGTGGGAGTCACTGGGTTGCATGATTCAATCATCAGTGCCAAATGCTAAAACTGCAGTCATAAGGAAAAATGGAATTGCTGAAATTGCATTCTTG GACTATGGAGTTAGATTGTTAATGTATCGTACTCCTTACCTGGTGGACATGGAGAAAGAAAATATTGGAACTGTTTTGAAGTTGGACTCCATTACTGATGGCAATGCTTGGAGAGGAATGGATGTATTGATATTCAACTCTTGGCATTGGTGGACTCATACTGGCAGTTCCCAACC GTGGGATTACATGCAAGAAAAAGGCAAAGTTTTCAAAGATATGAACCGTTTGGTTGCTTTTTACAAAGGAATGACCACATGGGCTAGATGGGTCGAAAAAAATGTTGACCCATCTAAAACTAAAGTCTTTTTCCAAGGAGTATCCCCAGTTCACTATCA GGGCAAGGAATGGAATGAACCATCAAAATCATGCAAAGGAGAAACACAACCATTTTTTGGCACAAAGTATCCAGGAGGGACACCAGAAGAAGCAATTGTGGTCAACAAAGTAATGAGCAGAATTAAAAATAAAGCTTATTTGTTGGACATTACAACTCTTTCACAGTATAGAAAAGATGCACATCCAGGATTTTATAGTGATATGCATGCATCAGATTGTAGCCATTGGTGTCTTCCTGGATTGCCTGATACTTGGAACCTTCTCCTTTATACAGCTCTCATTGGTTGA
- the LOC132630042 gene encoding uncharacterized protein LOC132630042: MAMGCIKFRPIVSTSLRSISSSKNNTMSTINYPRLPNQWTGLNNWRHTCLNHNRFWGPNGPDILLQESTSLDSISSATSLAEMGAAVLCTSDPLMKSKLSHLAYCRWIQEGLPVGIFEPPGRPARPEKPQLVPPKEIPSPKHSGLSLNAYMLHNLAHVELNAIDLAWDTVVRFSPYSDLLGAGFFADFAHVADDESRHFAWCSQRLSELGVSYGDMPAHNLLWRECEKSSNNVAARLASIPLVQEARGLDAGPRLVQKLIGFGDHRTSNIVARIADEEVAHVAVGVFWFVLVCEKLGCTPCTTFRDLLEEYNVELKGPFNYSARDQAGLPREWYDPSSSVEDKQKKLSQVYDRLECIIAMEKENASLDSR, encoded by the exons atggcaatgggatgTATCAAATTCAGACCCATAGTTTCCACCTCATTAAGGTCCATTTCCAGTTCAAAAAACAACACCATGTCAACCATTAATTACCCAAGATTACCAAACCAATGGACAGGTCTAAACAATTGGAGACACACTTGCCTTAACCACAACCGTTTTTGGGGACCCAATGGACCTGATATTCTACTTCAAGAATCAACTTCATTGGACTCAATCTCATCTGCCACGTCACTTGCTGAAATGGGTGCTGCTGTTCTTTGTACAAGTGATCCTTTAATGAAATCTAAACTTTCCCATTTAGCTTATTGTAGGTGGATTCAAGAGGGTCTTCCTGTTGGAATTTTTGAACCACCGGGTCGGCCTGCCCGACCCGAAAAACCCCAACTG GTTCCACCCAAGGAAATTCCGTCTCCTAAACACTCGGGTTTATCTCTCAATGCCTATATGCTTCATAATCTTGCTCATGTGGAGTTAAATGCTATTGACTTGGCATGGGATACTGTTGTCCGTTTCTCACCATACAGTGATCTTCTCGGTGCTGGGTTCTTTGCTGATTTTGCTCATGTGGCTGATGATGAGAGTCGTCATTTCGCTTGGTGTTCCCAGAGATTATCTGAGCTTGGAGTCAG CTACGGTGACATGCCTGCTCATAATTTGCTTTGGAGGGAGTGTGAGAAATCTTCAAACAATGTTGCTGCACGGCTAGCTTCAATCCCACTTGTCCAG GAAGCGAGAGGTCTTGATGCGGGCCCTCGGCTGGTGCAAAAGCTAATTGGCTTTGGAGACCATAGAACTTCCAATATTGTGGCTAGAATTGCCGATGAAGAAGTTGCACACGTGGCTGTGGGCGTCTTCTGGTTCGTTTTGGTTTGTGAGAAACTGGGATGTACCCCTTGCACAACTTTTAGAG ATTTACTAGAGGAATATAACGTGGAGTTAAAAGGACCATTCAACTATTCGGCTAGAGATCAAGCTGGTCTTCCACGAGAATG GTATGATCCTTCTTCAAGTGTAGAAGATAAGCAAAAGAAGCTATCTCAG GTTTATGATCGGTTGGAATGCATAATTGCTATGGAAAAGGAGAACGCGAGTCTAGATAGTCGATGA